In a single window of the Acidobacteriota bacterium genome:
- a CDS encoding TAT-variant-translocated molybdopterin oxidoreductase: MKRELKVLNITTNPNPENSSPENEIKLTNRSGEGVTAITSVRNAQALKTGKEYWRSLEELAETPEFQQYLHREFPENASEWHDPVGRRKFMKLMGASLALAGLSAACTVQPTEKIVPYISLPEDLIPGKPLFFATAMSLSGVGSGLLVESHEGRPTKIEGNDIHPHNMGSAGIFEQASVLNLYDPDRSQIVSNVGEILTWSAYLGALRPIVEAQKAKQGEGLRILTGQIASPTLAQQLKDLQIAFPKMKVHTWEPVNNSNAINGAKMVFGEAVDPVYHFDKAEVVVSLDADFLFSHPANLKSIRDYINTRRLQNGKKAMSRFYAVETCPTNTGAKADHRLAVRACEMEAFTREVATKLGVEGVTGGSDSGHGEFINAMVKDLKERHGKSLVIAGKEQPPMVHALAYAINNLLGNIGTTLTFVEPIEFNTLDHIESIRDLANDVNGGKVDALIMLGGNPAYDAPADLNFVELLKKVNFTAHINLDDNETSGYSRWHISESHYLEAWSDARTVDGTASIVQPLIEPLYKSKSFHEMLAAFTDRPERSSYEIVREYWLSRIAGLSKGQAAPVAGQTATAKSAAAQTTQKTAVAAAASTKPATANTSQTPPPPPAPQPATAAQPATGSTVGQPSTTADATPSQAAEQAWRKALHDGFIAGSAATAKTVTAKTGWVSLNPQPLPPKDALEIVFRPDASVYDGRFANNGWLQELPKPLTKLTWGNAAHLSPETAKNRGLANGEIITLKLDGRTVDAPVWIMPGHAHNSITVHLGYGRTRIGKVGEGVGFNAYIIRSSNAQWFAVGVEYQVTGRSEKMATTQDHWAMEGRELVRDATLDEYLKHPEYAKERVENPPADMTLYPNYEYPGHKWGMAIDLNNCVGCNACVVACQSENNIPVVGKEQVLVGREMHWLRVDRYFKGHQESDRDFVNDPEFYFQPLPCQHCETAPCEVVCPVAATTHSAEGLNDMVYNRCVGTRYCANNCPYKVRRFNFFLYQDFVTESLKMQRNPNVSVRSRGVMEKCSYCVQRIQEVKIEAGKGDRPIVDGEIKTACQQTCPADAIIFGDLNDPASRVAKLQAEPRNFSLLGELNTRPRTTYLAEVRNPNPELKKAGSGTEQHG; the protein is encoded by the coding sequence ATGAAGCGAGAGCTGAAAGTTCTGAACATTACAACTAACCCGAACCCCGAAAACTCTTCACCGGAAAATGAAATCAAACTGACGAACCGCAGCGGTGAAGGTGTCACTGCAATCACCTCAGTTCGCAACGCACAAGCTTTAAAAACAGGAAAAGAATACTGGCGCAGTCTGGAAGAACTCGCCGAAACTCCCGAATTCCAACAATATCTCCATCGCGAATTTCCTGAGAATGCTTCCGAATGGCACGACCCCGTCGGTCGGCGAAAATTTATGAAATTGATGGGCGCATCGCTCGCTCTTGCAGGGCTATCTGCCGCCTGTACGGTTCAACCGACGGAAAAAATTGTTCCTTATATCAGCCTGCCGGAAGATTTGATTCCCGGTAAACCGCTATTCTTTGCCACCGCCATGTCGCTTTCAGGCGTTGGCAGTGGTCTGCTCGTCGAATCTCACGAAGGTCGTCCGACCAAAATCGAAGGCAACGATATTCACCCGCACAATATGGGTTCAGCGGGCATTTTTGAACAGGCATCGGTCTTAAATCTCTATGACCCGGATCGCTCACAGATTGTTTCCAATGTCGGAGAAATTTTAACCTGGTCGGCTTACCTTGGCGCGTTAAGACCCATCGTTGAAGCGCAAAAAGCCAAACAGGGCGAAGGACTGAGAATCCTCACCGGACAGATTGCCTCGCCAACGCTTGCCCAGCAATTGAAAGATTTGCAAATCGCTTTCCCGAAAATGAAGGTTCATACCTGGGAACCGGTCAATAACAGCAATGCGATTAACGGAGCGAAAATGGTTTTCGGCGAAGCCGTCGATCCGGTTTACCATTTCGATAAAGCCGAAGTGGTGGTATCGCTTGACGCTGATTTTCTCTTTAGCCATCCGGCAAACCTCAAATCCATTCGCGATTACATCAACACCCGCCGCTTGCAAAACGGCAAAAAAGCGATGAGCCGATTTTATGCGGTTGAAACCTGTCCGACCAATACCGGCGCAAAAGCCGATCATCGTTTGGCGGTAAGAGCCTGCGAAATGGAAGCCTTCACACGCGAAGTCGCAACTAAACTGGGTGTTGAAGGGGTGACAGGGGGAAGCGATAGCGGACACGGTGAATTCATCAACGCGATGGTCAAGGATTTGAAAGAGCGGCACGGCAAGAGTCTGGTGATTGCCGGAAAAGAACAGCCGCCGATGGTTCACGCCCTGGCTTACGCCATCAATAACTTGCTTGGCAATATCGGGACGACTCTGACATTTGTTGAACCCATCGAATTCAATACCCTTGATCACATTGAATCCATCAGAGACCTTGCTAATGATGTGAATGGCGGAAAAGTTGATGCGCTCATTATGCTTGGCGGCAATCCCGCTTATGATGCGCCGGCGGATTTGAATTTCGTTGAGTTGCTCAAAAAAGTAAATTTCACCGCCCATATCAACCTTGATGACAACGAAACCTCGGGCTATTCGCGCTGGCATATTTCCGAATCGCATTATCTGGAAGCGTGGAGCGATGCGCGCACCGTTGATGGAACGGCGAGCATCGTTCAGCCGTTGATTGAACCGCTTTATAAAAGCAAATCATTTCATGAAATGCTCGCCGCATTCACCGATAGACCGGAACGGTCGAGTTATGAAATCGTCCGTGAATACTGGCTTTCGCGCATCGCAGGTTTAAGCAAGGGACAAGCCGCGCCCGTCGCTGGGCAAACTGCAACAGCGAAATCCGCTGCCGCGCAGACCACTCAAAAAACCGCAGTGGCAGCGGCAGCATCAACTAAACCTGCTACGGCGAATACCTCTCAAACGCCGCCGCCGCCACCTGCGCCTCAACCGGCAACCGCTGCGCAACCGGCGACCGGTTCAACTGTCGGTCAGCCTTCGACAACCGCCGACGCTACCCCTTCGCAAGCCGCCGAACAAGCCTGGCGCAAAGCGTTGCACGATGGCTTCATTGCCGGTAGCGCGGCAACCGCAAAGACCGTTACCGCAAAAACCGGATGGGTGTCGCTCAATCCGCAACCGCTGCCGCCGAAAGACGCTTTGGAAATTGTCTTCCGCCCGGATGCCAGCGTTTATGACGGGCGTTTCGCAAACAACGGCTGGTTGCAGGAACTTCCCAAACCTTTAACCAAATTGACCTGGGGCAATGCCGCGCACCTCAGTCCTGAAACCGCTAAGAATCGAGGCTTGGCAAACGGCGAAATCATCACCTTGAAATTGGATGGGCGAACGGTTGATGCGCCGGTGTGGATTATGCCGGGGCACGCGCACAATTCCATCACCGTGCATCTCGGTTATGGACGCACGCGCATTGGTAAAGTAGGCGAAGGCGTCGGCTTCAATGCATATATAATTCGTTCAAGCAACGCGCAGTGGTTCGCCGTCGGGGTCGAATACCAGGTGACCGGACGCAGCGAAAAAATGGCGACCACCCAAGACCACTGGGCGATGGAAGGTCGCGAGTTGGTGCGCGATGCGACGCTTGATGAATACCTCAAACATCCCGAATATGCCAAAGAGCGCGTCGAAAATCCTCCGGCGGATATGACGCTTTATCCGAATTACGAATACCCCGGGCACAAATGGGGCATGGCGATTGACCTGAATAATTGTGTCGGTTGCAATGCCTGTGTGGTCGCCTGTCAGTCGGAAAATAATATTCCGGTGGTTGGTAAAGAGCAGGTCTTGGTTGGTCGCGAAATGCACTGGCTCAGGGTTGACCGCTATTTCAAAGGGCATCAGGAAAGCGATAGAGATTTTGTCAACGACCCGGAATTTTATTTCCAACCATTGCCGTGTCAGCATTGCGAAACAGCGCCTTGTGAAGTCGTTTGTCCGGTTGCTGCGACAACGCACAGTGCCGAAGGTCTCAACGACATGGTTTATAACCGCTGCGTCGGAACCCGCTATTGCGCCAACAACTGCCCATACAAAGTGCGGCGCTTCAATTTCTTTCTCTATCAGGATTTCGTCACCGAGAGTTTAAAGATGCAACGCAACCCTAATGTCAGCGTGCGCTCGCGCGGGGTGATGGAAAAATGCAGCTACTGTGTTCAGCGCATTCAGGAAGTGAAAATTGAAGCCGGAAAAGGCGACCGTCCGATTGTTGATGGAGAAATCAAAACCGCTTGTCAGCAGACCTGCCCGGCGGACGCGATTATCTTTGGCGATTTGAACGACCCGGCGAGTCGCGTCGCAAAATTGCAAGCCGAACCGAGAAACTTTTCACTGCTTGGCGAATTGAATACAAGACCGCGCACCACTTACTTAGCGGAAGTGCGAAACCCGAATCCTGAATTGAAGAAAGCCGGGTCGGGCACGGAGCAACACGGTTAA
- a CDS encoding cytochrome c3 family protein: MAQIFHPSTNTFAKLSIFGGAFAVVGLLFVMAGIQRSPYVTQAFNAKEQPVQFSHQHHVGGIGIDCRYCHTSVETSATAGIPPVKTCMNCHSQIWLGSPYLEPVRESWRTQKPFQWTRIHDLPDFAYFNHSIHVNKGVGCSTCHGRVDQMPLMYQAASLQMEWCLECHRNPEKFIRPKSEIYTMEWPPLEAPKSHNETGAAPAANEAKPKKDWDIDGDGWQQDKDGKRLVQEYKILDSRTLTSCSTCHR; this comes from the coding sequence ATGGCGCAAATTTTTCATCCGAGCACGAATACATTTGCTAAATTGAGTATTTTTGGTGGGGCGTTTGCCGTTGTCGGATTGCTTTTTGTGATGGCGGGTATTCAACGTTCCCCCTATGTCACACAAGCCTTCAATGCCAAAGAACAGCCCGTGCAGTTCTCTCATCAACATCACGTCGGCGGTATCGGCATCGATTGTCGCTATTGCCACACTTCCGTTGAAACTTCGGCAACCGCAGGCATTCCCCCGGTTAAAACCTGCATGAATTGCCATTCGCAAATCTGGCTGGGTAGCCCATACCTTGAGCCGGTGCGTGAGAGTTGGCGAACCCAAAAGCCTTTTCAATGGACGCGCATTCATGATCTCCCCGATTTTGCCTACTTCAATCACAGCATACACGTCAACAAAGGCGTCGGTTGTTCGACCTGTCACGGTCGGGTTGACCAGATGCCGTTGATGTACCAGGCCGCTTCTTTGCAAATGGAGTGGTGTTTGGAATGTCATCGCAATCCTGAAAAATTCATTCGACCTAAGAGCGAAATTTACACGATGGAATGGCCGCCGCTGGAAGCGCCCAAATCGCATAATGAAACCGGTGCCGCACCTGCCGCAAACGAAGCGAAGCCCAAAAAGGATTGGGATATAGATGGCGATGGTTGGCAACAGGATAAGGATGGCAAACGGCTGGTTCAGGAATATAAAATTCTCGATTCCCGAACGCTTACCAGTTGTTCGACCTGCCATAGATAA
- a CDS encoding sodium-translocating pyrophosphatase, producing MRDCHQKYYLEKARRFLSTIFSLIALLAFGSTAVLAQAHPDSAPHQPGGEANLKLPDLSQVKFFGGLDGHTLLLIGIVVSVLGLLFGLAIYANLKKMPVHQVMREVSELIYETCKTYLITQGKFILILEIFIAVIIILYFGVLLKFEFARVAIILLFSLVGIAGSYGVAWFGIRVNTFANSRTAFASLEGRPYPIYAIPLKAGMSIGMMLISVELLIMLCILLFIPGSYAGPCFIGFAIGESLGAAALRIAGGIFTKIADIGSDLMKIVFKIKEDDARNPGVIADCTGDNAGDSVGPSADGFETYGVTGVALISFILLAVNGKTAGANFETIQVQLLVWIFVMRVMMVIASAGSYFINEAITKSKYSNAEKMNFERPLTNLVIITSVVSIVLTFGVSYLMIPTLGSDSSLWWKLSIIISCGTAAGAIIPELVKVFTSTESSHVKEVVASSEEGGASLNILSGLVAGNFSGYWLGMSIVALMAIAYAVSLSGLGALMAAPAVFAFGLVAFGFLGMGPVTIAVDSYGPVTDNAQSVYELSLIEQVPNVEALVKKDYNLTVNFDKAKHLLEENDGAGNTFKATAKPVLIGTAVVGATTMIFSIIMALTNGLTANTDKLSLLHAPFVLGLITGGAVIYWFTGASIQAVTTGAYRAVEFIKANIKLEGVEKASVEDSKKVVAICTQYAQKGMFNIFLTVFFSSLAFAFVEPFFFIGYLISIAVFGLYQAIFMANAGGAWDNAKKVVEVELKAKGTPLHDATVVGDTVGDPFKDTSSVAMNPVIKFTTLFGLLAVELAVSLSVQYGSNVSHILAAVFFLISLVFVWRSFYGMRIKSGN from the coding sequence ATGAGAGATTGTCATCAAAAATATTATTTAGAGAAAGCCCGACGCTTTCTTTCAACCATTTTCTCACTCATTGCTTTGCTCGCCTTCGGTTCAACCGCTGTATTGGCGCAAGCCCACCCGGACAGCGCCCCTCACCAACCGGGCGGTGAAGCAAATTTAAAATTACCTGACCTCTCGCAAGTCAAATTTTTCGGCGGACTCGACGGTCATACGCTGTTGCTTATCGGCATCGTGGTTTCCGTCCTCGGTCTCTTATTCGGCTTGGCGATTTATGCCAATCTGAAAAAGATGCCGGTTCATCAGGTGATGCGCGAGGTTTCCGAGTTGATTTACGAAACCTGCAAAACCTATCTCATCACCCAAGGCAAGTTTATTTTAATTCTCGAAATCTTCATCGCCGTCATCATCATTTTGTATTTCGGCGTCTTGCTGAAATTTGAATTCGCGCGGGTTGCCATCATTCTGTTATTCAGCTTAGTCGGTATTGCCGGAAGCTATGGGGTCGCGTGGTTCGGCATCCGCGTCAACACCTTCGCCAATTCCCGCACCGCTTTCGCCTCGCTCGAAGGTCGCCCCTATCCGATTTATGCGATTCCGCTGAAAGCCGGTATGAGCATCGGCATGATGCTCATCTCGGTTGAGCTTTTAATCATGCTCTGCATTCTGCTCTTTATTCCCGGCTCCTACGCCGGACCCTGTTTCATCGGCTTTGCCATCGGCGAATCGCTGGGCGCGGCGGCGCTGAGAATCGCCGGGGGTATCTTCACCAAAATCGCCGACATCGGTTCCGACCTCATGAAAATCGTCTTCAAGATTAAAGAGGACGATGCGCGAAACCCCGGCGTGATTGCCGATTGTACGGGTGATAACGCGGGCGATTCGGTTGGCCCATCAGCAGACGGTTTTGAAACTTACGGGGTAACCGGTGTGGCGCTCATTTCATTTATTCTGCTGGCGGTCAATGGCAAAACCGCTGGGGCAAATTTTGAAACCATTCAGGTGCAATTACTGGTCTGGATTTTCGTCATGCGCGTGATGATGGTTATTGCCTCGGCAGGTTCTTACTTCATCAACGAAGCGATTACCAAAAGTAAATATAGCAACGCTGAGAAGATGAATTTTGAAAGACCGCTTACCAACCTGGTCATCATCACTTCGGTGGTTTCAATCGTTTTAACTTTTGGGGTTTCGTATTTGATGATTCCGACGCTCGGCAGTGATAGTTCCCTGTGGTGGAAACTCTCCATCATCATTTCGTGCGGCACGGCAGCGGGCGCAATTATTCCCGAACTGGTCAAAGTCTTCACCTCAACCGAATCTTCGCACGTTAAAGAGGTTGTCGCCTCATCAGAAGAAGGTGGCGCATCACTCAACATCTTATCGGGTTTAGTTGCCGGAAACTTTTCGGGCTACTGGCTCGGCATGAGCATCGTTGCGTTGATGGCAATCGCTTATGCTGTCAGCTTATCCGGTCTTGGCGCGTTGATGGCGGCTCCGGCAGTTTTCGCCTTTGGTCTTGTGGCTTTCGGATTTTTGGGAATGGGTCCGGTGACCATCGCGGTTGACTCATATGGGCCAGTGACGGATAACGCGCAATCGGTTTATGAACTCTCGCTCATCGAACAGGTGCCCAATGTCGAAGCCCTGGTTAAGAAAGATTACAACCTGACGGTCAATTTCGATAAAGCCAAACACCTGCTTGAAGAAAATGACGGCGCGGGCAACACCTTTAAAGCGACGGCAAAACCCGTGCTCATCGGCACTGCTGTCGTCGGCGCGACCACCATGATTTTCTCTATCATTATGGCACTCACCAACGGACTCACGGCAAACACCGATAAGCTTTCGTTGTTGCATGCGCCGTTCGTATTGGGATTGATTACCGGCGGCGCAGTGATTTACTGGTTCACCGGCGCATCAATACAGGCAGTTACTACCGGCGCTTATCGCGCAGTCGAATTCATCAAAGCCAATATCAAACTTGAAGGCGTCGAAAAAGCCTCGGTCGAAGACAGCAAGAAAGTCGTTGCTATCTGCACACAGTACGCGCAAAAAGGCATGTTCAATATTTTCCTGACGGTCTTTTTCTCGTCGCTCGCCTTTGCCTTCGTTGAACCCTTTTTCTTCATCGGTTATTTGATTTCAATTGCGGTGTTCGGATTGTATCAAGCCATCTTTATGGCAAATGCCGGGGGCGCGTGGGACAACGCCAAGAAGGTTGTCGAAGTTGAACTCAAAGCCAAAGGCACCCCGCTTCATGATGCCACAGTGGTCGGCGATACCGTGGGCGACCCGTTCAAAGATACCTCGTCGGTGGCGATGAACCCGGTGATTAAATTCACCACGTTGTTTGGATTGCTGGCGGTCGAACTGGCGGTGAGTTTATCTGTGCAATACGGCTCGAATGTCAGTCACATTCTTGCGGCGGTATTCTTTCTGATTTCGCTGGTATTCGTCTGGCGGTCGTTTTACGGCATGCGAATCAAGAGCGGGAACTAA
- a CDS encoding DUF1186 domain-containing protein, producing the protein MEIQAIIDALAHTDSEFPRQALQAAIAQQPEITPHLLEMLERAITNPEAAIASGSWDYGYAIFLLAQFRETRACPLIVKLASFPSDTLNRMLGDSITEDLHNILASVSGGDTRLIKSLIENPNADEFARSAAIESLLALVVEKLISRDEVIDYFRTLFNGGLEKKESFVWDGLIASATDLYPEELYEDIKKALLKGFANERIQDLDYVDQKIREGKEAVLAQLPERFHFIENFIEDMESWAWYQDEDIYQPVTEDSMASAWGATLLNLKEAVPDLFNRRREGSKADMPYIAPKKVGRNEPCPCGSGKKYKKCCGAA; encoded by the coding sequence ATGGAAATCCAAGCGATAATAGACGCTTTAGCGCATACTGACAGCGAGTTTCCTCGACAAGCATTACAAGCGGCAATTGCGCAGCAACCGGAAATCACCCCACATCTGCTTGAGATGCTGGAACGGGCGATCACCAATCCTGAGGCTGCCATTGCCAGCGGCTCATGGGATTACGGATATGCAATATTTTTGCTGGCACAGTTTCGCGAAACTCGCGCCTGTCCATTGATTGTCAAGCTGGCATCGTTTCCAAGTGATACCTTAAATAGAATGCTTGGAGATTCGATTACCGAAGATTTACATAACATTCTGGCTTCGGTCAGTGGTGGCGATACCCGTTTGATTAAATCGCTAATTGAAAATCCAAACGCCGATGAATTTGCCCGAAGTGCAGCCATTGAATCACTGCTTGCTCTGGTTGTCGAAAAGCTCATCTCGCGTGATGAAGTTATTGACTATTTCAGAACCCTTTTTAATGGCGGATTAGAAAAAAAGGAGTCGTTCGTCTGGGACGGACTGATTGCTTCGGCAACCGATTTATACCCGGAAGAACTCTATGAAGACATCAAAAAAGCCTTGCTGAAAGGCTTCGCTAATGAGCGCATTCAAGACCTCGACTACGTTGACCAAAAAATACGCGAAGGAAAAGAGGCGGTTCTTGCCCAGTTGCCTGAGCGGTTCCACTTTATCGAAAACTTCATTGAAGATATGGAAAGCTGGGCATGGTATCAGGATGAAGACATCTATCAACCTGTGACCGAGGATTCGATGGCTTCTGCCTGGGGTGCAACGCTCCTCAATTTAAAAGAAGCGGTTCCCGATTTGTTTAATCGAAGAAGAGAAGGTAGCAAAGCGGATATGCCTTATATCGCGCCGAAAAAAGTCGGACGCAATGAACCTTGCCCTTGCGGGAGCGGTAAGAAATACAAAAAATGTTGTGGCGCAGCTTGA
- a CDS encoding DUF1295 domain-containing protein — translation MTFITLLGVTLALVLGMMLVLWLVSLMVKDASIVDSFWGVGFAAIGWVSFFLTDGAAPRKFLITSLVTIWGLRLGLHIFSRNHGKGEDYRYRAMRKQWGDKFPLVSLITVFGLQGLLMWFISMPVQIAQTSATPANFILFDYLGIGVWLIGFFFEAVGDFQLRQFKGNPANKGKVMDVGLWRYTRHPNYFGDATLWWGYFLIACAVPMGYLTFFSPLLMTFFLMKVSGVALLEKSLKKSKPGYLEYVARTSSFFPLPPKKA, via the coding sequence ATGACCTTTATCACCTTGCTTGGCGTAACCTTGGCGTTGGTACTGGGAATGATGCTGGTTTTATGGCTGGTGAGCCTGATGGTCAAAGATGCCAGTATTGTTGATAGTTTCTGGGGGGTGGGTTTTGCGGCGATTGGTTGGGTGAGTTTCTTTTTAACCGATGGCGCAGCCCCGCGAAAATTTTTAATCACTTCGCTGGTGACCATCTGGGGACTGAGACTCGGTTTGCATATTTTCAGTCGCAATCATGGCAAAGGCGAAGATTATCGTTACCGAGCCATGCGCAAACAGTGGGGCGATAAATTTCCGCTGGTCAGCTTGATTACGGTTTTTGGATTGCAGGGGTTATTGATGTGGTTTATCTCGATGCCTGTGCAAATCGCGCAGACCTCCGCTACGCCCGCCAATTTTATCCTGTTCGATTATCTGGGAATTGGGGTTTGGCTCATCGGCTTTTTCTTTGAAGCGGTGGGCGATTTTCAATTGCGGCAATTCAAAGGCAACCCCGCGAATAAAGGCAAGGTGATGGATGTGGGACTCTGGCGTTACACGCGCCATCCGAATTATTTCGGTGATGCGACCTTGTGGTGGGGATATTTTTTAATCGCCTGCGCAGTGCCGATGGGATATTTAACTTTCTTTAGCCCACTGTTGATGACTTTTTTCCTGATGAAAGTTTCGGGCGTCGCGTTACTGGAAAAATCTTTGAAGAAAAGCAAACCGGGTTATCTTGAGTACGTCGCGCGCACCAGTTCATTTTTTCCCCTGCCGCCGAAAAAAGCTTAA
- a CDS encoding 1-acyl-sn-glycerol-3-phosphate acyltransferase, whose product MNDLKDSPNRLIEFIKVWVRRALSISLYVCCFGLLLVLFPGLFPLAVITDLIRKKSWILTRAVIFFPYYFACEVLGIIVGLVLWIAYLFIRDAEKFLDWNFALQRWWVNALAQGAKKLFNFQVDVEGTDELTRGPVIVFARHVSVADALLPAFFIANPNGVRLRYVLKKQLLWDPCLDIVGNRLPNVFVRRDAGEAYVVNRLMHDLTPRDGVMIYPEGTRFSRIKQQIILEKIKAKGEWRLYEQASQLKHTLPPRLGGALNLLAMNENADVIFCAHAGFDGVVDLRDFLNGSLISRTVKIKFYRVPFAEIPTTREAQINWLMNNWKAIDEWIGQQLMKEKSVVRVQR is encoded by the coding sequence GTGAATGACCTCAAAGATTCCCCCAATCGATTGATTGAGTTCATAAAAGTCTGGGTGCGGCGCGCGCTCAGTATCTCGCTTTATGTCTGCTGTTTTGGTTTATTGCTTGTCCTCTTTCCCGGGCTTTTCCCCTTAGCGGTTATCACCGACCTGATTCGCAAAAAATCGTGGATATTGACCCGCGCAGTAATTTTCTTTCCTTACTATTTTGCCTGTGAAGTTCTCGGCATCATTGTTGGTCTGGTTTTGTGGATAGCCTATCTCTTCATAAGAGACGCTGAGAAATTTCTTGACTGGAATTTTGCCTTGCAACGCTGGTGGGTGAATGCCCTGGCGCAAGGGGCGAAAAAATTGTTCAACTTTCAGGTTGATGTCGAAGGAACCGACGAACTCACACGCGGGCCAGTGATTGTTTTTGCGCGCCATGTGAGCGTTGCCGATGCTCTGCTTCCGGCTTTTTTTATCGCCAACCCCAATGGCGTTCGCTTGCGTTATGTTCTCAAAAAGCAACTGCTCTGGGACCCGTGTCTCGATATTGTCGGCAACCGGCTGCCCAATGTTTTCGTGAGACGCGATGCCGGTGAAGCTTATGTCGTCAATCGCCTGATGCATGATTTAACCCCTCGCGACGGAGTAATGATTTATCCCGAAGGCACCCGTTTTAGCCGAATCAAACAACAAATCATTCTCGAAAAAATCAAAGCGAAAGGGGAATGGCGGCTTTATGAACAGGCTTCGCAACTCAAACACACACTGCCGCCGCGACTGGGCGGCGCATTGAATTTACTGGCGATGAATGAAAACGCTGATGTGATTTTTTGCGCCCATGCGGGCTTTGATGGAGTCGTCGATTTGCGCGATTTTCTAAACGGTTCGCTCATTAGTCGCACCGTAAAGATTAAATTTTATCGCGTGCCGTTTGCCGAAATTCCCACAACCCGCGAGGCGCAAATTAACTGGCTGATGAATAACTGGAAAGCCATTGATGAATGGATTGGGCAACAATTGATGAAAGAAAAATCTGTTGTCCGGGTTCAAAGATAG